Proteins from a single region of Bdellovibrio svalbardensis:
- a CDS encoding MepB family protein yields the protein MKRTSSLRFLKLTNKRSWSQTTAIHKDLLAAKELIFDPCGYLATAPTAELESAEYGAYVFELNKLSIKFRVAKITPTKVGQFVTLWKRYGSGPIQPHDSSDPVDIFVISTRNGSRFGQFVFPKSALIEHGILSTPSKEGKRALRVYPPWDQVTSKQAKKTQQWQLDFFLEIPNNKAVDLERTQYLYRKRSK from the coding sequence ATGAAGCGCACCAGTAGCTTGAGGTTCCTTAAATTGACAAATAAACGTTCCTGGTCTCAAACCACAGCTATCCATAAGGACCTTCTAGCCGCCAAGGAGCTCATTTTCGATCCTTGTGGCTATCTCGCAACAGCACCTACCGCTGAATTGGAAAGTGCCGAATACGGAGCCTATGTTTTTGAACTTAATAAGCTCTCAATAAAATTTCGCGTCGCCAAAATTACCCCCACAAAAGTGGGACAGTTTGTGACCTTGTGGAAACGCTATGGTTCAGGCCCCATCCAGCCTCATGACTCCTCAGACCCCGTAGACATTTTTGTAATTAGTACTCGAAATGGATCCCGCTTCGGGCAATTTGTGTTTCCCAAGTCGGCTTTGATCGAACATGGGATCCTGTCCACCCCATCGAAGGAAGGCAAACGGGCCCTTCGAGTCTACCCGCCCTGGGATCAAGTCACTAGCAAGCAAGCCAAAAAAACTCAGCAATGGCAGCTGGATTTTTTTCTGGAAATTCCCAATAATAAGGCCGTGGACTTGGAGCGAACTCAATATCTCTATAGGAAAAGATCAAAATGA
- a CDS encoding outer membrane beta-barrel protein: protein MKFAFILFASLISLQAHAGILFEPMVSYESGSNNIEFTTAGATMRGMSSDKSTNSAVNYGARLGYLFSSGFWFAGDYSAATSGKSKFDLHEDSFDRTAMGVDLGMWNGRWNFWLGYNISDKLEFTQATNTEKEYVSGTSMKVGIGYLLFNHIAFNIEYTYRNYTTGDEKSSDIAFSDFSTYTKSFTQQSYSAGLSFPF from the coding sequence ATGAAGTTCGCATTTATTCTTTTCGCCTCATTAATTTCACTTCAAGCTCATGCTGGAATTCTATTCGAACCGATGGTTTCTTATGAATCAGGCTCCAACAACATCGAATTCACCACGGCCGGTGCCACCATGAGAGGAATGAGCAGTGATAAAAGTACCAATTCGGCTGTGAACTATGGAGCGAGATTGGGTTACCTTTTTTCTTCAGGTTTTTGGTTCGCGGGTGACTATTCTGCGGCAACCTCAGGTAAATCTAAGTTTGACTTGCACGAAGACAGCTTCGATCGCACGGCGATGGGGGTAGATCTGGGTATGTGGAATGGCCGATGGAATTTTTGGCTGGGATATAACATCAGTGACAAATTAGAATTCACTCAAGCTACCAATACTGAGAAGGAATATGTTTCTGGGACGTCAATGAAGGTTGGTATCGGCTATCTTCTTTTCAATCATATTGCGTTTAACATTGAGTACACTTACAGAAATTATACTACCGGGGACGAAAAATCGTCAGACATTGCGTTTTCTGATTTCTCAACTTACACAAAAAGCTTTACTCAGCAAAGTTACTCTGCTGGTTTGTCATTTCCGTTTTAA
- a CDS encoding FKBP-type peptidyl-prolyl cis-trans isomerase: protein MSITELVITDTLVGAGKETVKGALVICQYEGFLEDGTKFDSSFDHGRPFQFVIGSGRVIKGWDQGLMGMKEGGKRTLHVPAHLAYGERQIGKFIKPNSNLIFYVELLEVRPRE from the coding sequence ATGAGCATCACTGAATTAGTCATTACCGACACCCTGGTTGGCGCAGGCAAAGAAACCGTGAAGGGAGCTTTGGTAATCTGCCAATACGAAGGATTCTTGGAAGATGGGACTAAGTTTGACTCTTCCTTTGATCATGGCCGCCCTTTTCAATTTGTGATTGGGTCCGGTCGTGTGATTAAGGGGTGGGATCAAGGACTGATGGGAATGAAAGAAGGCGGCAAACGCACACTGCACGTTCCCGCCCATCTAGCTTACGGCGAAAGACAAATCGGAAAATTCATCAAGCCGAATTCAAATCTAATATTTTATGTGGAGTTACTTGAAGTGCGCCCGCGCGAATGA
- a CDS encoding nucleotide sugar dehydrogenase, translating into MNFLSLAQKIKDRQAVIGIIGLGYVGLPLSLRYADEKFQVLGFDIDASKIDKISKGQTYIEHIENASIAKAVASGFRATTDFTEISKVDAIIICVPTPLNKYREPDLSFVIDTVEKFIPYMRPGQIVSLESTTYPGTTDEELLPRIQSRGFKVGEDSFLVFSPEREDPGRKDYSTKTIPKVVGGYTSNCLEIGKLLYGAVIDTVVPVSSTKAAEMTKLLENIHRAVNIGLVNEMKIVCDKMGLDIHEVIDAASTKPFGFVAYKPGPGLGGHCIPIDPFYLTWKAREYGLNTRFIELAGEVNSNMPQYVMDKISYALNEREKSLKGAKVLVLGIAYKKNVDDMRESPSVMIMEHLRDKGAVIDYLDPHVPVFPKMREHKFDLKSIEMTSAKIASYDCVLVATDHDKFDYDMILNSAQVIVDARGRYRGNHAKVIKA; encoded by the coding sequence GTGAATTTTCTAAGCCTCGCGCAAAAAATTAAAGATCGCCAAGCTGTTATTGGAATCATTGGATTGGGCTATGTTGGCTTGCCCTTATCTTTGCGATACGCAGATGAGAAATTTCAAGTTCTAGGTTTTGATATCGATGCTTCCAAAATCGACAAGATCTCCAAAGGTCAAACCTACATCGAACATATCGAGAATGCTTCCATCGCCAAGGCCGTGGCAAGCGGCTTTAGAGCCACAACGGACTTTACAGAAATTTCCAAAGTCGATGCAATCATCATTTGCGTTCCAACTCCACTGAACAAGTATCGCGAACCCGATTTGAGTTTTGTGATCGATACGGTCGAAAAGTTCATTCCCTATATGCGACCGGGGCAGATCGTCAGCCTAGAGAGTACTACTTATCCTGGAACTACCGATGAAGAGCTTTTGCCGCGTATTCAGTCTCGCGGTTTCAAAGTGGGCGAAGACAGCTTCCTTGTGTTTTCCCCAGAGCGCGAAGATCCGGGTCGTAAGGACTATTCAACGAAGACCATTCCTAAAGTTGTCGGCGGCTATACCTCAAACTGCCTGGAAATCGGTAAGCTTCTTTATGGAGCCGTTATTGATACGGTGGTTCCAGTGAGTTCTACCAAAGCGGCAGAGATGACCAAATTGCTTGAGAATATTCACCGTGCCGTGAACATCGGTCTTGTAAATGAGATGAAGATTGTTTGCGACAAGATGGGCCTAGATATCCATGAGGTGATTGATGCCGCCAGCACGAAGCCGTTTGGCTTTGTGGCTTATAAGCCTGGCCCCGGCCTGGGTGGCCACTGTATTCCTATTGATCCCTTCTATTTGACGTGGAAAGCCCGTGAGTATGGTTTGAATACACGATTCATTGAGCTTGCCGGGGAAGTAAACTCCAACATGCCTCAGTACGTGATGGATAAAATTTCTTATGCACTTAACGAAAGAGAGAAATCTCTTAAAGGGGCCAAGGTATTGGTTCTGGGGATTGCTTATAAAAAGAATGTCGATGATATGCGCGAAAGCCCGAGTGTGATGATCATGGAGCACCTTCGCGATAAGGGTGCGGTCATTGATTACTTGGATCCCCATGTCCCTGTTTTCCCTAAAATGCGTGAGCATAAATTCGACTTGAAAAGCATTGAAATGACGTCTGCCAAAATTGCCTCTTATGACTGCGTCTTGGTGGCGACGGATCACGACAAATTTGATTACGATATGATTTTGAATTCCGCTCAAGTGATTGTCGATGCTCGCGGTCGTTACCGTGGCAACCACGCTAAGGTGATTAAGGCGTAG
- a CDS encoding GDP-mannose 4,6-dehydratase, translating to MRKVLVTGVAGFIASKVAEFLLADGVEVVGIDNLNSYYDVRLKNWRLEQLQGQKIFHFEKIDIEDQSALKQLFDQHQFDVVFNLAARAGVRYSMENPHVYMSTNAQGSLNLLEEMRRTGVKKFILASTSSLYAGLAMPFSEELPVNAPISPYAASKKAAEVMAYTYHYLYGIDVSIVRYFTVFGPASRPDMAIFRFIEWIDRGEKIQLFGDGAQSRDFTYVDDIARGTILAAKPLGYEVINLGGGRNPISVSRVIEGMEKGLSKKAVVDVLDSNKSDMKQTWADIAKAQRLLGWKPEVDFEMGLERTIEWHRKNTAWLQEVSL from the coding sequence ATGAGAAAAGTACTCGTCACCGGCGTGGCCGGTTTTATAGCAAGCAAAGTCGCTGAGTTTCTACTCGCTGACGGAGTTGAGGTTGTCGGAATTGACAATCTCAACAGCTATTATGACGTTCGCCTTAAGAATTGGCGTCTTGAACAGCTTCAAGGTCAAAAGATCTTTCATTTTGAAAAAATCGATATTGAAGATCAAAGCGCCCTCAAGCAGCTTTTTGACCAGCATCAGTTTGATGTTGTATTTAACTTGGCAGCCCGTGCCGGGGTCCGCTACAGCATGGAAAATCCCCATGTCTATATGAGCACCAATGCTCAAGGATCTTTGAATCTTCTGGAAGAGATGCGCCGAACGGGTGTTAAAAAGTTCATTCTTGCTTCGACTTCTTCGCTGTATGCCGGCTTGGCGATGCCATTTAGTGAAGAGCTTCCTGTGAATGCGCCGATCTCACCTTATGCAGCCTCTAAAAAGGCGGCCGAGGTCATGGCCTATACCTACCACTATTTATACGGGATTGATGTTTCGATTGTTCGCTATTTCACTGTCTTTGGACCCGCCAGCCGCCCGGATATGGCGATCTTCAGATTTATTGAATGGATTGATCGCGGCGAAAAAATTCAGCTCTTTGGCGATGGAGCCCAATCCCGCGATTTTACCTATGTGGACGATATTGCCCGTGGAACTATTTTGGCAGCGAAACCCCTGGGATATGAGGTGATCAATCTCGGTGGCGGACGCAATCCGATCAGCGTGAGCCGTGTGATTGAGGGGATGGAAAAAGGTCTTTCTAAAAAAGCCGTGGTTGATGTTTTGGACTCGAATAAGTCCGATATGAAACAAACATGGGCTGATATTGCAAAGGCACAACGACTCCTTGGGTGGAAGCCTGAGGTGGATTTTGAGATGGGTTTGGAGCGAACGATCGAATGGCATCGTAAGAATACGGCCTGGTTGCAGGAAGTAAGTCTTTAA